TTTTCTTTGTTGGGGTAGCGGTAAAAGAATTACCTCCGTTGACAATCGTCTTGGGCAGAGTTGCTCTGGCTTCTGTGATACTCTTGGTCATTGTATATTTTAAAGGAAAGCGCATGCCCTTGTCTCTGAGCATTTGGGGTTCATTCCTTGTAATGGGAGCTTTAAATAACCTGATTCCATTTTGCTTGATTGTCTGGGGTCAAACCCATATCGAGAGTGGCCTTGCAAGTATATTAAATGCAACAACGCCTATTTTTAGTGTTGTCCTCGCCCACTTTTTTACACGAGAAGAAAAGCTAACACTAAACAGAATTTCAGGAATCGTTTTAGGTTGGATTGGTGTTTCTGTTCTGATAGGAATAGAATCTCTAAGGGGCTTCGGCTTAGAGGTTTTCGGACAAATTGCAGTCCTTTGTGCTGCGGTTTCCTATGCTTTCGCTGCCATATATGGACGTCGATTTAAAAATATGAATCCGATTGTTGTCGCGACCGGAATGTTGTGTGGATCAACAATAATGATGATTCCTTTAACCTTGTATTTTGATCAGCCATGGAATTTAGCACCAGGCGCAATGACGATAATGTCCATTTTGGGACTTGCAGCAATCAGCACTTCTTTAGCTTACATCATCTATTTTCATGTATTGGCAACAGCAGGCCCAACCAATCTTTTATTGGTGACGTTTTTAATTCCTATTAGTGCAATAGCTCTTGGTGTGATGGTGCTTGGAGAACAGCTTGGATGGGAAGTGTTTGTTGGTATGGGAATAATTTTTTTAGGACTAATTACAATAGATGGAAGATTGCTTAAAAAATTCAAAAAAAAAACAGTTTGGTATTATAAAATTTAAATTTTATCCTTGTACTGTACAAAGAGACATCGGGAATTGATAATAGGCAAATTCCCGTTAGCTTTGAATTGTGTGTACTTATGGTATAATTGTGGGGTTCAAAAATGATATTTAGCCCCCTATGATTTGATCTTCCAGTGTCACTATTAGGGCAAGCTAACTCTTGCAGATATTGCAATTATGTTGCGAGTTGCCCCTGAGCTTTGATAACCGGGCGTTTTCCAATATTGGGCATGCAAATAAATATCCCCATTAAATACAACAAGTTGTCAAGGATACTACAACTTTGTAAAAAAATATGCAACATAACAATTGACTCCTGCCCCTACTTCAGGGTGCCTTCGACCACCCTTGAGTATTCTCAAAGGCTGTCCAGCCATTCAAGTGTAGATTGTCACTTTCGCATCCCAACAAAATGTCACAATCTTTTGCCAAA
Above is a window of Desulfotignum balticum DSM 7044 DNA encoding:
- a CDS encoding DMT family transporter, which produces METTEKTQSAESVNRVMSIKEWVLIFILSIIWGGSFFFVGVAVKELPPLTIVLGRVALASVILLVIVYFKGKRMPLSLSIWGSFLVMGALNNLIPFCLIVWGQTHIESGLASILNATTPIFSVVLAHFFTREEKLTLNRISGIVLGWIGVSVLIGIESLRGFGLEVFGQIAVLCAAVSYAFAAIYGRRFKNMNPIVVATGMLCGSTIMMIPLTLYFDQPWNLAPGAMTIMSILGLAAISTSLAYIIYFHVLATAGPTNLLLVTFLIPISAIALGVMVLGEQLGWEVFVGMGIIFLGLITIDGRLLKKFKKKTVWYYKI